One Candidatus Scalindua japonica DNA segment encodes these proteins:
- a CDS encoding MFS transporter produces MTKNNGRVLSTSILLLTFSHLFNDFYAGFLMPLLSYFQSHLHLTITQVSILPTVLAVFGSILQPVFGFLGDRFSKKLFVVTGVLCSAIFMSCIGFAPNFILLIFMLIFGASGVASFHPNGAATVAGLIQNRSTFLMSIFLMAGCIGLAGAPFIITSIVSFGGFNKLWLLSLPGVILSLILIKVLPGFHGNNSKTRLSDFKILFVRTSRPLWIMFLIMFTRSVVITSFMSFMSILFTERGLTMHRSGIAISTFLVSGSIGGLIGGYLSDKIGRKIIIAGSSIFACPLLLWFLHADGNFSMILLGLSGMVIFGASAVNILIVQRLCPDMASSIAGISMGLVWGSAGLMLPVVGYIADHHNMWTSLRIVALTLPLAGMLVLMLPDIDSPAKHLSKE; encoded by the coding sequence ATGACAAAAAACAATGGTAGAGTCTTATCTACATCAATACTCCTGTTAACGTTTTCTCATCTCTTTAATGATTTTTATGCCGGTTTTTTAATGCCTCTTCTCTCCTATTTTCAGTCACATCTCCACTTAACAATAACACAAGTGTCCATATTGCCCACTGTGCTTGCGGTGTTTGGTTCAATCTTGCAGCCCGTATTCGGATTTCTTGGTGACAGGTTCAGCAAGAAACTATTTGTCGTAACCGGTGTTCTCTGTTCCGCAATTTTTATGAGTTGTATAGGTTTTGCGCCAAACTTCATTTTACTTATTTTTATGCTCATATTCGGGGCTTCAGGTGTAGCCTCCTTTCATCCCAATGGAGCGGCTACTGTTGCTGGTCTTATCCAAAACAGATCTACTTTTTTGATGTCTATCTTCCTTATGGCCGGTTGTATAGGGCTGGCCGGAGCGCCATTTATTATCACTTCGATTGTATCTTTCGGTGGTTTTAACAAACTATGGTTATTGTCTTTGCCAGGCGTAATACTGTCTTTAATATTGATTAAGGTTTTACCCGGTTTTCATGGAAATAATAGTAAGACAAGGCTATCTGATTTTAAAATACTTTTTGTCAGAACATCGCGCCCGTTGTGGATTATGTTTTTAATAATGTTTACCCGTTCGGTAGTCATTACAAGTTTTATGAGCTTCATGTCAATCCTTTTTACGGAAAGAGGGCTCACAATGCACAGAAGCGGGATTGCCATATCCACTTTTCTGGTCAGTGGAAGTATCGGCGGTTTGATCGGCGGATATCTTTCTGATAAAATAGGCAGAAAGATCATAATAGCCGGCTCCTCAATCTTTGCTTGTCCTCTACTTTTATGGTTTTTACATGCAGACGGGAATTTTTCGATGATATTATTGGGTTTAAGCGGCATGGTTATTTTTGGAGCTTCTGCTGTTAATATATTAATAGTTCAAAGATTGTGTCCGGACATGGCCAGCTCTATTGCCGGGATCTCAATGGGACTTGTCTGGGGTTCTGCAGGCCTTATGCTCCCTGTAGTCGGGTATATTGCGGACCATCATAATATGTGGACATCCTTAAGGATTGTAGCATTAACGCTTCCGTTAGCAGGAATGCTGGTTTTAATGCTGCCGGATATTGATAGTCCGGCGAAACATCTGAGTAAAGAGTAG
- the argS gene encoding arginine--tRNA ligase has translation MDIFIKNIVDVLKVEVPLSEEEIEGFIEIPPDLEKGDYAFPCFAIAKQLRNAPAKISAELAQKLPTGGIITEIKAIGPYLNFYVSRKMIFKAVLDEVFTKSDSYGCSESGAGKTAVIDYSSPNIAKHLAVHHLRSAVIGNAIHNIYKTIGYKCIGINHLGDWGTQFGQLIVAFKRWGPDTKGHVSIKETGLDITKLNELYVKFHKEAKDNPSLENEARDWFKKLENGNEEAEKTWQYFKDISLSEFQRVYEKLGITFDSYAGESFYNNMLDDTVNRIKDAGLAEISEEALIVNLEEYDMPPCILRKKDDASLYATRDICAAEYRKREYDFNKLIYVVGSEQRLHFKQFFKVLELMGYEWVDDCVHVDFGLIKFKGGKMSTREGKVILLEDLLEESCKIAMEIIEGKNADLENKTEVANQVGIGAIIFSELSTKRVKDVLFDWDEILNFDGETGPYVQYTHARLCSVLRKCGETATNEVNFDLFKEDDELLLVKKLEFLQLTIIRAARHCEPSIISKYLLDLCSTFNRFYQHHRILIDDSELKKARILLIDSVRQVIKNGLSILGLKAPERM, from the coding sequence ATGGATATATTTATAAAAAACATTGTAGATGTTCTAAAAGTGGAGGTCCCACTTTCTGAGGAAGAGATAGAGGGTTTCATAGAGATCCCTCCTGATCTTGAAAAAGGCGACTATGCGTTTCCATGTTTTGCCATTGCGAAACAGTTAAGGAATGCCCCTGCAAAAATATCCGCCGAACTTGCGCAAAAACTGCCAACCGGTGGAATAATTACTGAAATCAAAGCCATAGGTCCATACCTGAACTTTTATGTCTCCAGGAAAATGATCTTTAAAGCAGTTCTGGATGAGGTATTTACAAAATCAGACTCTTACGGATGTTCGGAATCCGGAGCAGGCAAAACTGCCGTCATTGATTACTCTTCCCCAAACATTGCAAAACACCTGGCAGTACATCATCTCCGTTCTGCGGTAATTGGGAACGCCATTCACAACATATACAAGACCATAGGATATAAATGTATAGGGATAAACCATCTGGGCGATTGGGGTACGCAGTTCGGACAATTAATAGTCGCCTTTAAGAGATGGGGTCCGGACACAAAGGGCCACGTCTCTATAAAAGAGACAGGGCTCGACATCACCAAACTTAACGAACTGTATGTTAAGTTCCATAAGGAGGCCAAAGATAACCCGTCTCTGGAAAATGAGGCCAGAGATTGGTTTAAGAAGCTGGAAAATGGAAATGAAGAGGCGGAGAAAACATGGCAATACTTTAAAGACATCAGTCTGTCAGAGTTTCAAAGGGTATATGAAAAACTGGGCATAACGTTTGATTCATACGCTGGCGAGAGTTTTTATAACAACATGCTTGATGATACAGTTAACAGAATAAAAGATGCGGGGCTGGCTGAAATAAGCGAAGAGGCCCTGATCGTAAACCTTGAAGAGTATGACATGCCCCCCTGTATATTGAGAAAGAAGGATGATGCCAGTCTCTACGCAACCAGGGACATATGTGCCGCTGAATATAGAAAGCGGGAGTATGATTTTAACAAACTTATCTACGTCGTAGGATCAGAACAGAGACTACACTTCAAACAATTCTTCAAAGTCCTTGAACTTATGGGATATGAATGGGTGGACGACTGCGTACACGTAGATTTCGGCCTGATAAAGTTTAAAGGTGGAAAAATGTCCACACGAGAAGGTAAAGTCATCCTGCTGGAAGATCTGCTGGAAGAGTCGTGTAAGATTGCCATGGAAATTATAGAAGGAAAAAATGCGGATCTTGAAAACAAAACGGAAGTGGCAAATCAAGTTGGCATTGGTGCCATAATCTTCTCAGAGCTGAGCACTAAAAGGGTCAAGGATGTCCTGTTCGATTGGGACGAAATCCTTAATTTTGACGGTGAGACCGGCCCATACGTCCAATACACCCATGCAAGGCTCTGCAGTGTATTGAGAAAGTGTGGTGAAACAGCTACAAATGAGGTAAATTTTGATCTCTTTAAAGAAGATGATGAACTGCTGTTAGTCAAAAAACTGGAATTCTTACAATTGACAATAATACGTGCCGCGCGACACTGTGAACCATCGATAATAAGTAAATACCTGCTTGACCTCTGCAGCACATTCAACAGGTTCTACCAACACCACAGGATACTTATTGATGATAGTGAGTTAAAGAAAGCAAGGATTCTATTGATTGATTCCGTCAGACAGGTGATAAAGAATGGCCTAAGCATACTTGGCCTCAAAGCTCCAGAGAGGATGTGA